A region from the Canis lupus dingo isolate Sandy chromosome X, ASM325472v2, whole genome shotgun sequence genome encodes:
- the LOC112655637 gene encoding high mobility group protein B1-like — translation MGKGDPKKLRGKMSSYAFFLQTCQEEHKKKHPDASVTFSEFSKKCSEMWKIMSAKDKGTFEDMAKVDKAHYEREMKIYIPPKGETKGEIQGPQCTLGAHFSSTYTNAPKGPPSAFFLFCSEYHPEVKGEHPSLCIGDVAKTLVEMWNKTAADNKQPHEKKAAELKEKYEKDIAASRAKGKPDVAKK, via the coding sequence atgGGCAAAGGAGATCCTAAGAAGCTGAGAGGCAAAATGTCATCATATGCATTCTTTCTGCAAACTTGCCAAGAGGAGCACAAGAAGAAACACCCAGATGCTTCAGTCACCTTCTCTGAGTTTTCTAAGAAGTGCTCAGAGATGTGGAAGATCATGTCTGCTAAAGACAAAGGAACATTTGAAGACATGGCCAAGGTGGACAAGGCCCattatgaaagagaaatgaaaatttatattccccctaaaggggaaacaaaaggagaaattcaAGGACCCCAATGTACACTTGGTGCTCACTTCAGTAGCACATATACCAATGCACCTAAGGGGCCTCCTTCggcctttttcttgttttgttctgagTATCACCCAGAAGTCAAAGGGGAACATCCCAGCCTGTGCATTGGTGATGTTGCAAAGACACTGGTAGAGATGTGGAATAAAACTGCTGCAGATAACAAGCAGCCTCATGAAAAGAAGgctgctgagctgaaggaaaaatatgaaaaggatatTGCTGCATCCCGAGCTAAAGGAAAACCTGatgtggcaaaaaaataa